From the genome of Candidatus Dormiibacterota bacterium, one region includes:
- the nuoF gene encoding NADH-quinone oxidoreductase subunit NuoF, translating into MPVTKVLTAGIGEVDLRDFKVYRDRGGYKQWERAVRELQPAQVLELADRSGLRGRGGAGFPTGKKWSFLPNDSKPRYLVCNCDEAEPGTFKDHMLLEQAPHLVLEGILLGAYGIASHHAFIYIRGEFKRGFEIFSKALDEARAAGLLGKNIFGTGYDLEVTVHRGAGAYICGEETGLLNSLEGKRGEPRLKPPFPAIAGLYGMPTVVNNVETLAYLVPILEKGAEWFAAVGTERSKGYKIISISGHVRKPGNYEVALGTTVRELIEIAGGLREGRTLMAVQPGGGSSACIFEEHLDWPYDYESMAKAGSMLGSGAFVVFDDTTDFVKCAFNLVRFFAHESCGQCTPCREGGHWLETVLHRFVEGRGLRSDLEMIRRVSSTITGLNLCALGDSIEPFLKSVINRFPEQFEARIDARSLHQNGSTAMAASAQ; encoded by the coding sequence ATGCCGGTCACTAAAGTGTTGACCGCCGGTATCGGCGAGGTCGATCTGCGCGATTTCAAGGTGTATCGCGATCGCGGCGGTTACAAGCAATGGGAACGCGCGGTACGCGAGTTGCAGCCGGCGCAAGTCTTGGAGCTGGCGGATCGCTCCGGCCTGCGGGGCCGCGGCGGCGCGGGCTTCCCCACCGGAAAGAAATGGTCGTTTCTGCCGAACGACAGCAAGCCGCGTTATCTCGTCTGTAATTGCGACGAAGCCGAACCCGGAACGTTCAAGGACCACATGTTGCTCGAGCAGGCTCCGCACTTAGTGCTGGAGGGCATTCTGCTGGGCGCTTACGGCATCGCCTCGCACCACGCGTTCATCTACATTCGCGGCGAATTCAAGCGCGGTTTCGAGATTTTCTCGAAGGCGCTCGATGAGGCGCGAGCCGCCGGCCTGCTGGGAAAGAATATCTTCGGGACCGGATACGATCTCGAAGTGACCGTGCATCGCGGTGCGGGCGCATACATCTGTGGCGAAGAGACCGGCCTGCTGAACTCGCTGGAGGGCAAACGCGGCGAGCCGCGCCTCAAGCCGCCGTTCCCCGCCATCGCCGGACTCTACGGCATGCCCACCGTCGTGAACAACGTCGAGACGCTCGCGTATCTCGTGCCGATTCTCGAAAAAGGTGCGGAGTGGTTCGCCGCGGTTGGGACCGAGCGCAGCAAGGGCTACAAGATCATCTCGATCTCCGGCCACGTGCGCAAGCCGGGCAACTATGAAGTGGCACTAGGAACGACGGTGCGCGAGTTGATCGAGATCGCCGGCGGCCTGCGCGAGGGGCGCACGTTGATGGCGGTACAGCCCGGCGGCGGCTCGTCGGCGTGCATCTTTGAAGAACATCTCGACTGGCCGTACGATTACGAGAGCATGGCAAAGGCCGGTTCGATGCTCGGATCGGGCGCGTTCGTCGTGTTCGACGATACGACCGACTTTGTGAAGTGCGCGTTCAACCTGGTGCGCTTTTTCGCGCACGAATCTTGCGGGCAGTGTACCCCGTGCCGCGAGGGCGGCCATTGGCTCGAAACGGTGCTGCATCGCTTTGTCGAAGGGCGCGGGTTGCGCAGCGACCTCGAGATGATCCGGCGAGTGAGCAGTACGATTACGGGATTGAATCTCTGCGCGCTCGGCGACTCCATCGAGCCGTTCCTCAAATCGGTCATCAATCGATTCCCCGAACAGTTCGAAGCGCGCATCGATGCGCGGTCACTCCACCAGAATGGATCAACTGCCATGGCGGCCTCCGCACAATGA
- the nuoD gene encoding NADH dehydrogenase (quinone) subunit D — MVLSMGPQHPSTHGVLQVMLEIEGETVVKAEPEIGYLHTGIEKSAENLFWSQAQTVIERMDYLAPESNALCYALAVEKLLGVTDAIPKRAQAIRVLFAELTRIASHCVWLGTGGIDLGALSVFFYTFDLRENILDLQEAAGGARMHPNYVRIGGLNGDLPDGFLAKLDALIEKFPGRMRDLRGLLQANPILQDRMIDVGVLSLDEALQWNCTGPTLRACGVAYDVRRAFPYSSYEEYEFDIPTRTEGDAYARFLVRLDEMEESHRIIKQVRAKLDTPGPVLVDDPKIAAPPKETIALSMEALIHHFKIVSEGFRVPPGDVYHAVEGPRGELGFYIVSDGGNRPYRVRTRPPSMYNLQALKSIAPGNLIADLVVSIGSLDPVFGEVDR, encoded by the coding sequence ATGGTGCTCTCGATGGGCCCGCAGCATCCGTCCACGCACGGCGTGCTGCAAGTGATGTTGGAGATCGAAGGCGAGACGGTCGTGAAGGCCGAGCCCGAGATCGGTTATTTGCATACCGGCATCGAGAAATCGGCCGAGAATCTGTTTTGGTCGCAAGCGCAGACGGTGATCGAGCGCATGGATTACCTCGCGCCCGAATCGAACGCGCTCTGTTACGCCCTCGCGGTCGAGAAGTTGCTCGGCGTTACCGACGCGATTCCAAAGCGCGCTCAAGCGATCCGCGTGCTCTTCGCCGAGTTGACGCGTATCGCATCGCATTGCGTCTGGCTTGGGACCGGCGGTATCGATCTCGGCGCGCTTTCGGTGTTCTTCTACACGTTCGACCTGCGCGAGAACATTCTCGATCTGCAAGAGGCGGCCGGCGGAGCGCGCATGCATCCGAACTACGTGCGGATCGGCGGCCTCAACGGCGATCTGCCGGATGGATTCCTCGCCAAGCTCGATGCGCTGATCGAAAAGTTTCCCGGGCGCATGCGCGATCTGCGCGGGCTGCTGCAGGCCAATCCCATTCTGCAGGACCGCATGATCGACGTCGGCGTACTCTCGCTCGACGAAGCGCTGCAGTGGAACTGCACCGGGCCGACGCTGCGTGCCTGTGGCGTGGCGTACGACGTGCGGCGCGCGTTTCCGTATTCGAGTTACGAAGAGTATGAATTCGATATTCCCACCCGTACGGAAGGCGACGCGTACGCGCGTTTCCTCGTCCGCTTGGATGAGATGGAAGAATCGCACCGCATCATCAAACAGGTGCGAGCCAAACTCGATACACCCGGGCCCGTCTTGGTCGACGATCCCAAAATCGCCGCCCCACCCAAGGAAACGATCGCGCTTTCGATGGAGGCGCTGATCCATCACTTCAAAATCGTGAGCGAGGGCTTTCGCGTGCCGCCGGGCGACGTCTATCACGCGGTCGAGGGGCCGCGCGGCGAACTCGGCTTCTACATCGTGAGCGATGGCGGAAATCGCCCGTATCGCGTGCGGACGCGCCCGCCCAGCATGTACAATCTGCAGGCGCTAAAGAGCATCGCGCCGGGTAACCTCATCGCCGATTTGGTCGTCTCGATCGGATCGCTCGATCCGGTCTTCGGTGAGGTCGACCGCTGA
- a CDS encoding NAD(P)H-dependent oxidoreductase subunit E, producing the protein MQSFETLYERLRPECERLIAQYEHPRSALLPIVHLFQQHEGYASREAMRATAEMLELTPAVVESTVSFYSLFFRKPVGRYVLQVCRGLSCTINGAEEIMAYFREKLGIGHLQTTADGLFSYEEVECLAACDRPTCMQVNLEFFYDLTPAAIDEMIEAMRGGAFSVAPIAQTRPPESTWAIKQDDQVATGRKSPGATDVARPNNAGGLGDASGVIMLDRFVNKEIAFSERSNERLVRDSRAVYDVLEDGEQHAGH; encoded by the coding sequence ATGCAGAGTTTCGAAACGTTGTACGAACGTCTGCGCCCGGAGTGCGAGCGCCTGATCGCGCAGTACGAACACCCGCGCTCGGCCTTGCTGCCGATCGTGCATCTCTTTCAACAACACGAAGGCTACGCCAGCCGCGAGGCGATGCGCGCGACGGCGGAAATGCTGGAGCTCACGCCTGCGGTTGTCGAGTCTACGGTGTCGTTCTACTCGTTGTTTTTTCGCAAGCCGGTCGGCCGATACGTGCTGCAGGTCTGTCGCGGACTCTCGTGCACGATCAACGGCGCCGAAGAGATCATGGCCTACTTCCGCGAGAAGCTCGGCATCGGCCATCTGCAGACGACGGCCGACGGGCTCTTCTCGTACGAGGAAGTCGAGTGTTTGGCCGCATGCGATCGGCCCACGTGCATGCAGGTTAACCTCGAATTTTTCTACGATCTGACGCCGGCCGCGATCGACGAGATGATCGAAGCGATGCGCGGCGGGGCGTTCTCGGTGGCGCCGATTGCGCAGACGCGGCCACCGGAGTCGACCTGGGCGATCAAGCAGGACGACCAGGTGGCGACCGGGCGTAAATCACCCGGTGCGACCGATGTGGCCCGTCCCAATAACGCGGGTGGGCTCGGCGACGCGAGCGGCGTGATCATGCTCGATCGATTCGTCAACAAAGAGATCGCGTTTAGCGAACGTTCGAACGAACGGCTCGTTCGCGATTCGCGCGCGGTATACGACGTCCTAGAGGACGGGGAGCAGCATGCCGGTCACTAA